A region from the Aegilops tauschii subsp. strangulata cultivar AL8/78 chromosome 5, Aet v6.0, whole genome shotgun sequence genome encodes:
- the LOC109736353 gene encoding uncharacterized protein isoform X2 yields MDVGSGRGRGDLCTAQESREEVARRGGAMRTRVCARVGSPQGVGALLLVGGAIVGAAVVAWRRRGDGKGAKKDRRGKEDDVLDGGVVENEQKSDQSDENLSMEVREVEADGLDGKEAEELHEIQEQVDEIVADELDSEPTDNFDPNASKERAEIVNDTDSEDEKNPDQNSVNSCVENEIAPNATQGVKNSDESTLTINSPEVAHEEHIGQGHDDDQETASTQMTAHQSQISEQLKVDTMTETATVENVSKHEEQKPPAQELVAPIDSPACPSLPALFKPAEKKRPANTGWNETGMKLGQDGGSKKAAAKGVAVVTMDRRAASMAILAIIFAVTIGANVVMRLYSTLRAA; encoded by the exons ATGGACGTGGGCAGCGGAAGAGGCAGAGGCGATCTTTGCACCGCGCAAGAATCGCGAGAGGAGGTGGCGAGGCGCGGCGGCGCCATGAGGACCCGCGTGTGCGCGCGCGTTGGCTCGCCGCAGGGCGTCGGGGCGCTGCTCCTCGTCGGAGGCGCGATCGTCGGCGCCGCCGTCGTCGCGTGGCGGCGCCGCGGCGACGGCAAGGGCGCCAAGAAGGACCGCCGCGG CAAGGAGGACGACGTTCTGGATGGCGGGGTTGTGGAGAACGAGCAG aagtctgatcAATCTGATGAGAATCTGAGCATGGAGGTTAGAGAGGTTGAAGCTGATGGGTTG GATGGTAAGGAAGCAGAGGAGCTTCATGAGATTCAGGAGCAGGTGGATGAAATCGTTGCTGATGAATTG GACAGCGAACCTACAGATAATTTTGATCCAAACGCAAGCAAGGAGCGTGCCGAGATCGTTAATGATACG GACAGTGAAGATGAGAAGAATCCTGACCAAAATTCAGTGAACAGCTGCGTCGAGAATGAGATCGCACCAAAT GCCACCCAAGGTGTGAAGAACTCTGATGAAAGCACTCTTACCATCAACAGCCCGGAGGTCGCCCATGAAGAACATATCGGGCAAGGACATGACGATGATCAAGAGACCGCATCAACACAGATGACAGCGCATCAATCACAAATCTCAGAGCAACTGAAAGTGGATACCATGACTGAAACAGCCACAGTGGAGAATGTATCGAAGCACGAGGAGCAGAAACCACCGGCACAAGAGCTGGTCGCGCCCATAGACTCACCCGCATGTCCTTCACTGCCAGCTCTGTTCAAGCCAGCAGAGAAGAAGAGACCAGCGAACACGGGGTGGAATGAGACAGGGATGAAGCTTGGACAAGATGGCGGCAGCAAGAAGGCAGCAGCAAAGGGTGTAGCCGTGGTGACCATGGATCGTAGAGCTGCTTCAATGGCCATTCTCGCCATCATCTTCGCAGTGACCATTGGAGCAAACGTCGTCATGCGCTTGTATTCCACTTTGCGAGCGGCATGA
- the LOC109736353 gene encoding uncharacterized protein isoform X1: MDVGSGRGRGDLCTAQESREEVARRGGAMRTRVCARVGSPQGVGALLLVGGAIVGAAVVAWRRRGDGKGAKKDRRGKEDDVLDGGVVENEQQKSDQSDENLSMEVREVEADGLDGKEAEELHEIQEQVDEIVADELDSEPTDNFDPNASKERAEIVNDTDSEDEKNPDQNSVNSCVENEIAPNATQGVKNSDESTLTINSPEVAHEEHIGQGHDDDQETASTQMTAHQSQISEQLKVDTMTETATVENVSKHEEQKPPAQELVAPIDSPACPSLPALFKPAEKKRPANTGWNETGMKLGQDGGSKKAAAKGVAVVTMDRRAASMAILAIIFAVTIGANVVMRLYSTLRAA; this comes from the exons ATGGACGTGGGCAGCGGAAGAGGCAGAGGCGATCTTTGCACCGCGCAAGAATCGCGAGAGGAGGTGGCGAGGCGCGGCGGCGCCATGAGGACCCGCGTGTGCGCGCGCGTTGGCTCGCCGCAGGGCGTCGGGGCGCTGCTCCTCGTCGGAGGCGCGATCGTCGGCGCCGCCGTCGTCGCGTGGCGGCGCCGCGGCGACGGCAAGGGCGCCAAGAAGGACCGCCGCGG CAAGGAGGACGACGTTCTGGATGGCGGGGTTGTGGAGAACGAGCAG cagaagtctgatcAATCTGATGAGAATCTGAGCATGGAGGTTAGAGAGGTTGAAGCTGATGGGTTG GATGGTAAGGAAGCAGAGGAGCTTCATGAGATTCAGGAGCAGGTGGATGAAATCGTTGCTGATGAATTG GACAGCGAACCTACAGATAATTTTGATCCAAACGCAAGCAAGGAGCGTGCCGAGATCGTTAATGATACG GACAGTGAAGATGAGAAGAATCCTGACCAAAATTCAGTGAACAGCTGCGTCGAGAATGAGATCGCACCAAAT GCCACCCAAGGTGTGAAGAACTCTGATGAAAGCACTCTTACCATCAACAGCCCGGAGGTCGCCCATGAAGAACATATCGGGCAAGGACATGACGATGATCAAGAGACCGCATCAACACAGATGACAGCGCATCAATCACAAATCTCAGAGCAACTGAAAGTGGATACCATGACTGAAACAGCCACAGTGGAGAATGTATCGAAGCACGAGGAGCAGAAACCACCGGCACAAGAGCTGGTCGCGCCCATAGACTCACCCGCATGTCCTTCACTGCCAGCTCTGTTCAAGCCAGCAGAGAAGAAGAGACCAGCGAACACGGGGTGGAATGAGACAGGGATGAAGCTTGGACAAGATGGCGGCAGCAAGAAGGCAGCAGCAAAGGGTGTAGCCGTGGTGACCATGGATCGTAGAGCTGCTTCAATGGCCATTCTCGCCATCATCTTCGCAGTGACCATTGGAGCAAACGTCGTCATGCGCTTGTATTCCACTTTGCGAGCGGCATGA